Proteins encoded together in one Pseudomonas sp. Seg1 window:
- the xth gene encoding exodeoxyribonuclease III, which yields MKNLRIATFNVNGLRARLPNLLEWLKREQPDIVCLQELKSLDSAFPAGELEAAGYGAIWHGQASWNGVAILARDAQPLESRRGLPGDPDDKHSRYLEAAVHGVLVGCLYLPNGNPQPGPKFDYKLAWFERLISYAKDLQSSDHPVVLAGDYNVVPTDMDIYNTRSWLKDALLQPESRECYQRLLDQGWTDSLRHLYPEDRLYTFWDYFRQHWQSNSGLRIDHLLLNPALSPYLHEAGVDAWVRNEAHASDHAPTWIRIGSRKKR from the coding sequence ATGAAAAACCTGCGAATCGCCACGTTCAACGTCAATGGCTTGCGCGCACGGCTGCCGAATCTGCTGGAATGGCTCAAGCGCGAGCAACCGGACATCGTCTGTCTGCAAGAGCTTAAATCGCTGGACAGCGCCTTTCCCGCTGGCGAGCTGGAAGCCGCCGGTTATGGTGCGATCTGGCACGGGCAGGCCTCATGGAATGGCGTGGCCATTCTCGCCCGTGACGCGCAACCGCTAGAGAGCCGACGCGGCTTGCCGGGCGATCCCGATGACAAGCACAGCCGTTACCTGGAAGCGGCGGTGCATGGCGTATTGGTCGGTTGCCTGTACCTGCCCAACGGAAACCCGCAACCGGGACCGAAATTCGATTACAAACTGGCGTGGTTCGAGCGGTTGATCAGCTACGCAAAAGACCTGCAAAGCAGCGATCACCCCGTGGTGCTGGCCGGTGACTACAATGTCGTGCCCACCGACATGGACATCTACAACACCCGCTCATGGCTCAAGGATGCGTTGCTGCAGCCCGAAAGCCGCGAGTGTTATCAACGATTGCTGGACCAGGGCTGGACCGATTCGCTGCGGCATCTGTATCCCGAAGATCGCCTCTACACCTTCTGGGATTACTTCCGCCAACACTGGCAAAGCAATTCCGGTTTGCGCATTGACCATCTGCTGCTTAATCCAGCACTCAGTCCGTACTTGCACGAGGCCGGCGTAGACGCCTGGGTGCGCAACGAAGCGCACGCGAGCGATCATGCGCCGACGTGGATTCGTATCGGTTCAAGGAAAAAACGCTAG
- a CDS encoding arylamine N-acetyltransferase: MSEPRLTNSKLYLQRLGFDAPPAPTLETLRQLQLRHTGAFPFENLSTISGAPVPIDLASIEQKVLHDGRGGYCYELNKLFFTLLRELGFDARAISGRVVMNQPEGTWTARTHRLSLVTLDGVRYITDVGFGGMVPTAPLVLDAEDEQATPHEPYRIEKQPDGYMLRANVAGEWRSMYLFDLQRQEDIDYTIGNWYVSTHPDSPFAQRLMVARTGDGWRKTLNNGSFALHRMGASSERREVTDVDELIALLEQEFDLRLPEQPHVRGALARMIVPA; encoded by the coding sequence ATGAGTGAGCCACGACTGACGAATTCGAAGCTGTACCTGCAACGCCTGGGGTTCGACGCACCGCCAGCGCCGACCCTGGAAACCTTACGCCAGTTACAATTGCGCCATACCGGTGCCTTCCCCTTTGAAAATCTGTCGACCATCAGCGGCGCGCCAGTGCCGATCGATCTCGCCTCGATCGAGCAGAAAGTCCTGCACGATGGCCGTGGCGGTTACTGCTACGAGCTGAACAAGCTGTTTTTTACCTTGCTGCGGGAATTGGGCTTCGACGCTCGGGCGATCAGCGGCCGCGTGGTCATGAATCAACCCGAAGGCACCTGGACGGCACGGACTCACCGCTTGAGCCTGGTAACCCTCGACGGTGTGCGCTACATCACCGACGTCGGCTTCGGCGGCATGGTGCCGACCGCGCCGCTGGTCCTCGACGCCGAAGACGAGCAGGCCACCCCGCACGAACCCTATCGCATCGAAAAACAACCCGATGGCTACATGCTGCGCGCCAACGTTGCAGGTGAGTGGCGCTCGATGTACCTGTTCGATCTGCAACGCCAGGAAGACATCGATTACACCATCGGCAACTGGTACGTCTCGACGCACCCAGATTCGCCATTCGCTCAGCGGCTGATGGTTGCGCGTACCGGCGATGGCTGGCGCAAGACATTGAACAACGGCAGCTTTGCCCTCCATCGCATGGGGGCAAGCAGTGAGCGGCGTGAAGTAACGGACGTCGATGAACTGATTGCATTGCTGGAGCAGGAATTCGATCTTCGCTTGCCCGAGCAGCCGCATGTACGCGGCGCTTTGGCGCGGATGATCGTGCCGGCCTGA
- a CDS encoding BrnA antitoxin family protein, with amino-acid sequence MKDEFDFSQSKRGAVATKGKTRITIMLDDAVIDAARIAAQNEGFGYQTVINNTLRHALLDGARKPEQADSSQPGQLKQGITAGDLKSLEKKLSAAAGEIRRVLEADTKP; translated from the coding sequence ATGAAAGACGAATTCGACTTCTCACAGAGCAAACGTGGCGCAGTGGCTACCAAGGGTAAAACCCGCATCACCATCATGCTCGACGATGCCGTTATCGATGCCGCACGCATCGCGGCGCAAAACGAGGGTTTTGGTTATCAGACGGTGATCAATAACACCCTACGCCATGCCTTGCTGGATGGCGCAAGGAAACCGGAACAGGCCGATTCATCTCAGCCTGGGCAGCTCAAGCAAGGCATCACTGCCGGCGACCTCAAGAGTCTTGAGAAAAAGCTGTCAGCGGCCGCCGGGGAAATTCGTCGAGTACTGGAAGCGGATACAAAGCCCTAG